A genomic window from Coccinella septempunctata chromosome 9, icCocSept1.1, whole genome shotgun sequence includes:
- the LOC123321002 gene encoding uncharacterized protein LOC123321002: protein MNQSDYSLFDIFGITSELQPSPQQLSNEELEMILRLEETESFAESNNINQPDFSLSNKHGVSFESEQSFSQHCEKVLCSEKAKVSSASNNFDNFGMIHGQLTDVEFERILGLGESNVSAESATQINRSHSDQYMTDWNSLFEQEPIKIDDMFNGHSSHQAPDTQLQNSIISPDSGICDEGLAESDSSSSTPPTYSQIFEVKDQCLQQKECYRTSVPKSTPYVFKTNSGLWKNRNYEIVESVRPTSMIPKSDVIKPKVRIREGVRKLQKQKVFKCSKCEFSSYFRDILDQHIHRTHLQPNQECKQIQSNERVNFTINGKEKAPHSSVANRASIRSKKFTCTDCSFPTTDLRIFLIHIFVIHKYRWYKCPICRVCTTSPNASMEHFRKNPDHMIPYGKRNSQKKIIQPRREKKYRYKSDENLNIEVKKEGNKEKIVITPKPHCFKKGNKIEKKFYCEVCEFKTLSYSTLMVHKNRNHNLAMRCPGCFRHLNSIAELIKHLMDSPNHIRLISDATFVILEPTMNGH from the exons ATGAATCAATCTGATTATTCATTATTTGACATCTTCGGAATAACTTCAGAACTTCAGCCATCACCACAACAactcagcaatgaggaattggaaatgattttgCGTCTGGAAGAAACCGAAAGCTTTGCTGAATCGAACAATATCAATCAACCTGATTTTTCCTTGTCTAATAAACACGGAGTGAGTTTCGAATCAGAGCAATCATTTTCCCAACACTGCGAAaaggttttgtgttcggaaaaagccAAAGTCTCTTCCGCATCGAACAACTTCGACAACTTCGGAATGATTCATGGTCAACTCACTGATGTCGAATTTGAAAGGATTTTGGGATTGGGTGAATCAAATGTCTCTGCCGAATCGGCCACGCAGATAAATCGATCTCATTCCGACCAATATATGACGGATTGGAATTCGCTTTTTGAGCAGGAGCCAATAAAAATAGATGATATGTTTAATGGACATAGTTCCCATCAAGCACCGGACACTCAACTCCAAAATTCGATTATTTCACCAGATTCGGGCATCTGTGATGAAGGATTAGCGGAATCCGATTCATCTTCATCAACTCCACCTACCTATTCCCAAATTTTCGAAGTGAAAGATCAATGTTTACAACAGAAGGAATGTTACCGAACATCGGTACCCAAGTCCACACCCTAcgtcttcaaaacgaattcgggtttatggaaaaatcgcAATTACGAAATAGTTGAAAGTGTGAGGCCAACAAGTATGATACCAAAAAG TGACGTTATCAAGCCAAAAGTGAGAATAAGAGAAGGTGTCCGGAAACTGCAAAAACAGAAG GTATTCAAGTGTTCCAAATGCGAATTCTCTTCATACTTCAGGGATATTCTGGACCAGCATATCCACAGAACACATTTACAACCAAATCAAGA ATGCAAGCAGATACAATCGAATGAACGTGTTAATTTTACTATCAACGGAAAAGAAAAAGCACCCCATTCCTCTGTTGCTAATAGGGCGTCTAT AAGGAGTAAGAAATTTACCTGCACAGATTGTTCATTTCCGACGACAGATTTGAGAATATTTCTGATTCACATATTTGTGATACATAAATACCGCTGGTACAAATGTCCAATCTGCCGTGTTTGCACGACATCTCCAAATGCAAGCATggagcattttcgaaaaaatcctgaTCACATGATACCATATGGGAAAAGAAACTCACAGAAAAAGATAATTCAACCGAgacgagaaaaaaaatacaggtaCAAGTCGGATGAGAACTTGAACATCGAGGTGAAGAAAGAAGGTAACAAAGAAAA GATTGTTATAACACCCAAACCTCATTGTTTCAAGAAGGggaataaaatagaaaaaaaattctactgtGAGGTTTGTGAATTTAAAACACTTAGCTACAGTACACTGATGGTACATAAGAATAGGAATCATAATTTGGCTATGAGATGCCCAGGGTGTTTTCGTCACTTAAATTCTATAGCTGAATTGATAAAACATTTAATGGATAGTCCCAATCATATACGACTTATCTCAGATGCAACATTTGTGATTTTGGAACCTACGATGAACGGGCATTAA